The genomic window GAACAGTGCATGTGGAAGCACACTAAATCATTTTCACCAAGTTTCCGGATGCCCCAATCCGTGTTCCGGGCGATCCGTAGCCCTGACAGTAGTGCCCCGATTGACCGGAAGCTCCGTGTACCTACCTCCCACAGGGTACCCCTTCATCTCAACGACAATCGATGGCCTGATCTTAGCACTATAAGGAGTCGCCGTCAACATATCCGGAAGTTGGTCTAGCTGTGCACAAAGTGACTTCAGCTTCTTGACAACATTGCCGCAACTGGCCCGTGTGTGATCCTGCTTTGACATGGAGGAGTCATGGGTCGTCCCGGTCCGTTTCCTCTTGAGCTCAACAACGATCATCTCACTCATAATAAAAtcgagaagatgatgaataGTGTCTGAGCAAGAGGGATGTGAGTGAAGCTCGCTGACAAACTATTCAGCCAGAAATTGTTAGCTTCTGGTCGGATTGGTGAAAAAGATAGCTGATGCTACCATGAGACAAGGCAACAAAACAACTGACTTCATGAATCTCCTGCTTAACTCGCACAACCACAGTGCCGGTAGACCCATAATTGGGATTATCTTGCAAGATCTCGAAGAACTGGTCTGTTTGCCAGTTGTTCATCAGTGGATTCTGAAGCTTCCGTTTCTTAACAAACTGTTCGACGAGAGGCCAGCCACCAAGATGCCAGGCAATAAACTCAAGTAAAACGCAGCCGAATGACCAGATGTCGAAGGACTGAGAAATTGGAGAGGTTATTATGTCGCATTCCGGCGGACGGTAGGTGGGCGTGGCTGGTGGTTTCATATCACGGAGGTACGTCTTCGTGTCGTTCCCGTGATATCGGGTCAACCCAAAGTCGGTAATCACCAGTCTTCCCTTGTCGTCAGGCTTGGTTTTATCTCTGAAGAACAGTATGTTCTCCGGCTTGATGTCTCCGTGTCTGCCATATACTCGTTGCAACATCTTGCTCTCACTGAGGGTTGGCGTAGGTCTTGAGTGATGGATTTGGTTAAGGCCTTGAGCTAGCCCCAAACACTGGTCCAGTACCCATTTCAACTTGACCTTCTCGAGTGGGTCTCCAGGGTCCGGTGAAATTTGCCACATGCTCTTGAGATCGCAGTCAGCCCAAGGAAAGATCATGCAACATTCGTCACCAACCTGGTATGCTGCGAGCAAGGTGATcaaatggggatggggacgaCGGCTCAGACGGTTCAATATCTCGATTTCTTGTTCGAACTCCGTCTTTATCTCGGACTGAGAAAAGACGGTGGCTTCGGAAACTACCACCTGCAGGTTGGCGACACCTGGCGTTCCGTTGGCAGGTGGGAAGAGGTCAGTATTGCTGGCGTCATCGGTTAAATGCGCTTTCAAGTGTTTGACGGCAAAGAGGTTGCTGGATACCAACTTGATGAGGGTGGTAATAAGCCTCTTGTTAGTGTGTGACTCCAAACGCTGGCGGGAAAAGGGCGCCTTACATGGTCTTCGAGTTGGTTGAagttgtgatgatgggggtggatCATCACCTTTGAAACCCAGCTGTAGCCACCATCATACCGACGTTCCTCTGAGAGCCATGGTAATACGACTTTCTTTGGTAGCACATACAATCTCGCCGAGTGGCCTGGTCGTTTGGCGAAGTAAGGTACTAGCATAGTCCATTGCAGCTTCTCAAAGTCATCATGCTTGAGCTCGTCATCCCAATGGCGGAGAAAATCAAGCTTTTTGTTCTCCTGTCCCTGCAGCCGCATTTCCATCTGACCCTCGTCAACTGGAACAGCTGTCAATGGGAGATCGCCGTCACAGATGCCTCTATCAACGAAGTGGGTGATGTCCACTGCGCAGCTTATTTTGACCAGAATAGCGAAGATTTTGCGAAACCCAGAGTTGCTTACCCGATCGTCGGCGCACTTATGAGGTCGGCAAATCTGGTCTGCATACCGCTCGATTCTTTCAACGGCCAATCCACTTCGAGCTCCTTGAAGAGCGCGGATGACCTCTTGTGGTGTGATGAGCTTTTCCACAGATCTCCAAGGGAAGAATTGTGGTAGCTTGTGGTCCGGGCTGTCCTTTGGACGCCGAAGTGACCAAAGGCGTACCATGAGGGCCGGGCTAGTGCTGGTGGGACTCGCGATGGGAATTTCTTCCCTTTCTCCTAGAGTGTCTCGATGACACGCATCGCACAGTTCCTCCCCGAGATCCCACACGGTAATTTCGGAGCGAGCTGATGATGCATTGCTATTACTCCTCCTGAGACTGGAAGGGTTTTCGGACCGCCGACCTCCCTTAAGGGGTCCTTGGTTGTTGGCCGCACGATCGTAATCGAGAGGACTAGCAACACCGTTGACGAATACTGAGGGCGCCTCTCCGCGCATAGCAATGTAATGAGGACTGTCGCGCTGGCTGGATCGTGCATCGTATTCAGTAGCCTTCTAATGGTGAACTGTCAATAGAAAAGTTTTACTGAACAGGTGTAAAATAGATAAGATGAAAGTTGGTACCTCCAAGGGATCGTCCTCTTCAGGAATTAGTGATGTGTTGTCGTTATCTTCAGACATTGGCGGTGAGTCGTTATTGTCTTcaggaagtggtggtgtgtcGTCGTTATCGGGCATGGTGATAGATTTGGCAGGTAAAGATGTGAAGATACCAGGTGCTGTCGTGTGCAATCCAGCAACGAAGTGATGCACGATGAATAGGCAAGGTAGGTAGCGGTCTGGGTAGAGTagatacctaggtacctaaggttatttggggaggttgggaaggtaggtaggtatctaCAAATGCGCTGAAAGTAGGTAGATGAAGCTGGgacaaagaagaaggctagGCATGTATGTCGATCTAGGTTTTTTCGAGGAAAGAATGGAGTGAAATAACATGTTCCAAGCCTGGTATGACGGGAAACTCATCTTTTTAAGCGACACCGCTGGTTTTTCCTTGGCCCCAGCCTTGCGATGGTTCTTACTCTTGTTGTAGCAGATCTTGCAGTTGAAGACCTCAAATTCTGCACTGTGAGAAGGCGTCCAATAATCTGTGCCGTGTGGTTGCACATTGCCGTCAATGATTTTGGGTATGGTTTCAGCTACCTCCAGCGCTTCCGTGTTTACCGACTCTCCAAGAGCCTTATGATGCCGAAAATGCACTCTGCGCACACTCGCCCTGTGCCCAACTAACCGCTTCAATTTCCTGAGAGCCGATGCTGGCAGCTCTTCCGCATCCATGACAATCTTGTCTGCGAGGTGGGCAGTTACGAATGCTGGTTGAGGTGCCGCGTAGGTACCCAGCTCTACTTTCTTTCATCGGATGCGAGCATCGGAGACATACTTGCCATTTCCCAGCACCTGTCAATTCACCGTCTCCAAGCTGTCAAGAATTCGTGAAGACACAGCAAGACATCATCTATCTCGCGCAAAGATCTATTTGCTGGTTCTTTGGTGAATGTCGTGGTTAGTTGCCTTCATGTCTTCCGGACGTTGGTGAAAATGATACCTGGTACATGTATGTCAGATGCAAACCGAACAAACAGAAGAGGGTGTTAGGAATCGTACATCTCATCTCTAAACCTCCATGTCCCAATAAATATGATCGACTTGAGATACTTGATGACAGAGGTTGAATTTACAGATGTGCATGAATTGTAAGGCCTAGCGGGGCAGGTGTTCGGAGGGTCAACCTCCGTCTCCGTTGTTATGTCTCTGGTCGGAGCGCAATGTAGCTGTGAAGTATATGTACTTCCAGCTTCAGATTGTCTCTGTGgaagtggaggggggtgtgcGCCCACCACAGGCGGGTACGCATTGCGTAGAGCGACACGCGACTTAGAGTGGTGGATGCAGCGGCCGTCACCTGCAGCTGAAGGTGGGCCGAGATTCGGGCCTGTACTGTTTTCAGACCCAATCTGTACTAGCAAAATGTGGAAGAAAGCCTTGCGAACCGCCCGTCACATAATTCATTATCGAAGGTTGGGGTTGTCTCAATTTGCTGAGATGCAGTTTGTCAGCTTACACCGAGCTGAAAGCTTCCCGTCTCAGTAAACGCAAGGCAGATTCCATGTTGGATCAATAAATATGGTGTCGTTTTCCGGGACCATCTTGGAGGTCCTCATGATGCCAGTGACCTTTCATCCTCTAAACTTTGTTCAATTccaaacaaccaccgccTACAACACTCACTGACCCTTTTTTATCCCTCCCACCAGAATGTCTGACAAATTTCTTATGGTTCCACACCATACAGCCGGAAGAAAGCTGCCGGTACCTGCTGCATCCACCACTAGCATTCCGAGCAGGTGCATCAGTCCCGAGAAACTAAACAGTCTTCTAAATGAGAAGTTTCCATCTGGAAACTATAACGTGGACGTATGTTTGAGTTATCCCCGATCCATTTAGGTATCTCTTGGAATCTGAACTACATGCTCAACTTCATTATGCAGGTCAGTCAAAATGTGTATCAAATACGAGCACCCAGGCATCTCAGCGAGGTATGAGTTTAAACCAAAACCCCGGAGGTCGTCTTAATCGCTAACTCCTTAAAGCTCGAGCTTTTTCGGTAGCGAATCCCGTGGCTGGCTTAAGACCATTGTACATTACGACCTTTCATCGTTCATGTGATCTACGGCTTAGGCACGACTTCATTGCAGGGGTAGTAGGGATTTGACACCCCAATTATGTCATAACCTGTATTTCAAACACGATCCGTTCAACATTGACCAGAACTATCAATATCTCTCGTCTTAATATTTATTTGAGAACGAACTACTTCAAATGCCGCTTGCGCCCATCGCACATGTCCTGAAACATGGCAAATAGTACAAGCCATTGGCATCTTCAGGGGGGTTTAGGGGTAAGAGTGGACCCCTGGATCCACTTATCAAAACAACTTTCCTGGCAAGGACAAAGTCTACAGAGCTTGAGGTCCAAGAGTGTGTTTACCAAAGCGTGGAGTATAACTCCCTCTCTAGCGACATGATAAGGCGGTACATGAGAAAGCAAGCGTGAATTTTGACATCGATTGAATGAAATAACAAACTACCTGGTACATCACCATAACCCCTTTCATTCTCCCTTCTAACGATACACACTATCTAGACATCCGTTTGGTCATCAACACCTCTTGGCAGTGTTCACCCCCCGTCTTCCATCTGCTTCGCGACATCCGCCCTCGATACCAACCGGCCATCCGGAATCATCATTTGAACCATGGTCTCCTCCATGCTTGTCAATACAGGAATATTCACGCCTCCCATTGGAATAGTATAGAACCGCCCGTACCCGGATTGGCCCTTCGCAAGAGGATGCCAGCCCATGTGAATAATTTCCTCTGTCGAGATTTTGACAACTTTGATAAGCCAGGGGCCCTCAAATACGAGGAGGTACGGTTTCCCCGGCTCAGGGAACGCATCGCTGAAGAACGTTGCGTTTGGCAGTCTGGCGGGCCCAAGCCTATCATACACGGAGGCGCAGACCCGGGAGAGCTCGCTGGGGTTCACCTTGTCCACTCCTTGATATTGCAGCGGACCGGGATCTGCCTCGATCAGGGCGGCTGCCTGGGCGTTGGGGTCACTTTTGTGGCTGGAGACGAGCCAAATTTTGTACGTGTTCTTTAGGTTGTTTTCTGCGCGCGATTGCCGAAGGATTTTGGGGATCTCGAGGTCGTCCGTGGAACACTTGGTCTGCCCTGCCTTCAGGGCCTTGCAGATACCCCTCCCCACATCCAACCACACCTTATTGACGAAACAGTCCACCACTACGGCCACGTCTACCATGCTTTTTGTCTCTTCATCTTCGGTGAGCGACGTGCGGATAAACCGGCGCGCGAGGCTGAAAACCCGGCGGGAAGTGTCCACAGACCAGGTTAAGGAAGAGCACTCTGTCCACAGCTGGGAATATATGTTCTCGACCACACCGATGAGGTGTTTAGCTGTGTATGGCATGAATGGCGTGTTTCGGAGCGGTTGGTGTTCACGGTGAGCGTCGAACCGGCTCAGCACTCTGAGGACAGCCTGTTCCGCCCACCAGAAGAACTCCGTGTTCTCTGTGGAGCAGATGGTGTTGAATCTTTTCCGAATGTCTATGTGGAATTCCAGAGGCTGTTTTATTGGTGCACCTCCCCGTACGGGGATCAGCTTCCACCGCCTATGTTGCTCGTCGAACCTGGCCAAATTGCTGTCCCACTTCTCCATGCGGTGCGCCAGGTTGATAAATTGGTCTGAAGCTTTGCGCGGTCTACCCACTACTTTCTGGTAGTATTGTTGTATTACCGGCATCAGCTGTATGCTCTCATCCACGTTGCTTCGAATACGCTTGAGGACCCTATCCCAGGGCTGTTGCAGCGCTTCAAGGGCGGCAAGATGACAGAACAGCACAAAATTATCCGAGTCTTCGATCCTCAGCCATCGGATCTGGTTAGAGATGACTGGGTCCGAGGTTTCCAGCAGCGTCTGCAGCGTTTTTAACCGTGAAAAGCCGTCTTCCGTCACCTGGGCGAGACCTTGACGCTTCTGgtcatcttccccatccgAGTCGCTGGCATTTCCATCGTTGTTACCCCTGGAGTTCTGGTCCCCGCCATCATGTTGGTTTTGGGCATTGGTATTCTGGGACGATGACTGAATACTAGGGTTAGGCCGTGGCACCGCCCCTTTCTTTGCCTGGGTTGCTTTGATGTGGGCAAGGCATTCGAGAATCTTAACATCGCTGGAGAAGCGAAAACGACTGAAGTGCGCATAATTGCGGTGCCTGTGCCCTTGTCTCTGGGTCGAGAGCAGGCTTTCTCTGTCGGCCAATGCCGCCTGAGTGGAGGTGACAGCAGGGTTGGTCTCCATGGTCGAAAcagcttgttgatcttgcagaatgagggtgagggaCGATGTGGAGAGGAGTCGCACTGAGGTCTCGAGCTGTATATATAGGCTCAGAAAGCAATAGGCGCGTGTGCTTTATATAACTCAGACATCCCCATTGTGAATAGTCCAATAATATCTGACGTGGCGTCGAGCCTgatcatcaacaccctcgcaCAATCGCCAAGCTTCCTGGCTCAGCGCTTAAGGCCCGAATCCTTCGCAGAGCTAGCGTTTCGGCAAGCGACTCTCCCAACCGCACATAACACGATCGTCGAGTCTCTAAAGTCTAGGTTTACGTTCGCTCCTTCTGTTACGTTTGCTTGCCTAAGCGGGCGCGTTGTCCATTTCCCGTCGGCCATGATGGATAGCCCTTTATATCCTCCCACGCTGTCTGAGATGGAAGAACCAGATTGGTTGGATCTCGCTGCTAATGCATCTGCTGAGAATCAATGTCCAGTGGATTCTTGCAATGCGCCCTCCTCACTggcccctccgccaccaccgcccgtTGCATCACTGATTACCACGGTCAAACCTGCATCGCATTCAAGTACCTCGATTCAAGAAAAACCATGGAAGCATGAGGGATATCAGGCCTACTGTAAGCTCTTGGCTTCCGAGTCTGACCTTTTCATTGCCCGTCGGTTTAAGAGCCTCAACGTCCGGGTGGCCCTTCGCATGCAAGACGAAGTCTCAAGGCTGGAAGAGCAACTCCTCTACGTGGAAAAGGAGAGCCGCGAGCACAAGGACGTAGACAACGGCACATTCAGGCAAGACATGGTAGCCGAGAGATCTCAGCTCTTAGACCAGATCTCGACGTCGCTTTATCGTTATAGTGAGTGCAGGTCCCTTGAAAGGCCGAGTCTATAGCACCTACCTTACTCACTGCTGCCAGACAAGTTCATTATTCAACAGACCGCCCTGCTCAAATATCCGACAGTTCCTCCCTGGGATATCAAGAACCTCAAAACCTGGCACAAAAACCATGACAATCAAGCAATATCTGAGGAGGAAATGGCTTATCTTGACCACACGGAGgacctcatccccctcgcccCGCGAGACAAGACGCCGCTGCGTCGGGCAATGGACAAATTCTTATTCTTGCGCACGCTTCCTTTTTGGAGGGACAAATCCAGGAATAACACCCGGGATATAGAAATGGGCAGAAGCAAGGATGACACCAGCTCCGCCGACCAGCCGCCAGATGGCTCGGAAACTGCGGTGAATTTCTACAGCGATAAGACCATGGATTATTTCGTGTCCATAGTGACCGTCACTTCCGgtctggtgatgctggtcGTGCCCATTTGGGTACTCCACGGTCTAGTCGACGCCTCGAAGAAACTGGGCGTCATTACCGCTTTTGTTCTTGCTTGTTTACTCTTTACGAGCTTTGCTATGACACCACGGCCTTTGGAAGCCCTGGGAGCAACGGCGGCGTGAGTCTGCACCCTTACTATTGTGAAGCTATGGGACGTTAACCAAAGTTGTGTGTGTAAACAGGTACGCGGCGGTTCTCATGGTATTTTTGCAGGTGGGATCCTGACTGATTAAAAGCCTGAGGGTGACGTACCTTAGCTTCGCAAATGGTAAACCTTCATGTACCTACCTAACGATTGTATGTTACACATTACCCCCCGCTTCTTCGCATCATCCTCCTTTTGCCAGGTCTTTGCCATTTACCAGTCCAACTCCTCACGTCCTCCTTTACCACATGACTTTTCCATCTCAGGCTTGACCCAATCATACAACCCCCCACGTTCCAAAAATGCACCCTCATCCCAAAAGACACTTTCCAACGCCTTCTTCACTCCAACCTCCAATATCGGT from Podospora pseudoanserina strain CBS 124.78 chromosome 7 map unlocalized CBS124.78p_7.2, whole genome shotgun sequence includes these protein-coding regions:
- a CDS encoding uncharacterized protein (COG:G; EggNog:ENOG50KOG0594) is translated as MPDNDDTPPLPEDNNDSPPMSEDNDNTSLIPEEDDPLEATEYDARSSQRDSPHYIAMRGEAPSVFVNGVASPLDYDRAANNQGPLKGGRRSENPSSLRRSNSNASSARSEITVWDLGEELCDACHRDTLGEREEIPIASPTSTSPALMVRLWSLRRPKDSPDHKLPQFFPWRSVEKLITPQEVIRALQGARSGLAVERIERYADQICRPHKCADDRVSNSGFRKIFAILVKISCAVDITHFVDRGICDGDLPLTAVPVDEGQMEMRLQGQENKKLDFLRHWDDELKHDDFEKLQWTMLVPYFAKRPGHSARLYVLPKKVVLPWLSEERRYDGGYSWVSKVMIHPHHHNFNQLEDHLVSSNLFAVKHLKAHLTDDASNTDLFPPANGTPGVANLQVVVSEATVFSQSEIKTEFEQEIEILNRLSRRPHPHLITLLAAYQVGDECCMIFPWADCDLKSMWQISPDPGDPLEKVKLKWVLDQCLGLAQGLNQIHHSRPTPTLSESKMLQRVYGRHGDIKPENILFFRDKTKPDDKGRLVITDFGLTRYHGNDTKTYLRDMKPPATPTYRPPECDIITSPISQSFDIWSFGCVLLEFIAWHLGGWPLVEQFVKKRKLQNPLMNNWQTDQFFEILQDNPNYGSTGTVVVRVKQEIHEFVSELHSHPSCSDTIHHLLDFIMSEMIVVELKRKRTGTTHDSSMSKQDHTRASCGNVVKKLKSLCAQLDQLPDMLTATPYSAKIRPSIVVEMKGYPVGGRYTELPVNRGTTVRATDRPEHGLGHPETW
- a CDS encoding uncharacterized protein (EggNog:ENOG503PS0D), producing the protein MSDKFLMVPHHTAGRKLPVPAASTTSIPSRCISPEKLNSLLNEKFPSGNYNVDVSQNVYQIRAPRHLSELELFR
- a CDS encoding uncharacterized protein (EggNog:ENOG503PX5M) is translated as METNPAVTSTQAALADRESLLSTQRQGHRHRNYAHFSRFRFSSDVKILECLAHIKATQAKKGAVPRPNPSIQSSSQNTNAQNQHDGGDQNSRGNNDGNASDSDGEDDQKRQGLAQVTEDGFSRLKTLQTLLETSDPVISNQIRWLRIEDSDNFVLFCHLAALEALQQPWDRVLKRIRSNVDESIQLMPVIQQYYQKVVGRPRKASDQFINLAHRMEKWDSNLARFDEQHRRWKLIPVRGGAPIKQPLEFHIDIRKRFNTICSTENTEFFWWAEQAVLRVLSRFDAHREHQPLRNTPFMPYTAKHLIGVVENIYSQLWTECSSLTWSVDTSRRVFSLARRFIRTSLTEDEETKSMVDVAVVVDCFVNKVWLDVGRGICKALKAGQTKCSTDDLEIPKILRQSRAENNLKNTYKIWLVSSHKSDPNAQAAALIEADPGPLQYQGVDKVNPSELSRVCASVYDRLGPARLPNATFFSDAFPEPGKPYLLVFEGPWLIKVVKISTEEIIHMGWHPLAKGQSGYGRFYTIPMGGVNIPVLTSMEETMVQMMIPDGRLVSRADVAKQMEDGG
- a CDS encoding uncharacterized protein (EggNog:ENOG503P31Z), which codes for MMDSPLYPPTLSEMEEPDWLDLAANASAENQCPVDSCNAPSSLAPPPPPPVASLITTVKPASHSSTSIQEKPWKHEGYQAYCKLLASESDLFIARRFKSLNVRVALRMQDEVSRLEEQLLYVEKESREHKDVDNGTFRQDMVAERSQLLDQISTSLYRYNKFIIQQTALLKYPTVPPWDIKNLKTWHKNHDNQAISEEEMAYLDHTEDLIPLAPRDKTPLRRAMDKFLFLRTLPFWRDKSRNNTRDIEMGRSKDDTSSADQPPDGSETAVNFYSDKTMDYFVSIVTVTSGLVMLVVPIWVLHGLVDASKKLGVITAFVLACLLFTSFAMTPRPLEALGATAAYAAVLMVFLQVGS